DNA from Hwangdonia lutea:
AAATCTCGTCTTTAATCAAATTAGCATTTATGGGATCGAAGCCCGAAAAAGGCTCATCGAAAATTAATAATTTTGGCTCGTGCAATACGGTTACCACAAACTGTATTTTTTGCGCCATGCCTTTTGAGAGTTCTTGAATTTTTTTATTCCACCAATCGCCAATTTCCAAGCGCTCAAACCAGTATTTTAATCGGGTTTTAGCCTCGGTTTTACTCAAGCCTTTTAATTGTGCCAAATATAGGGCTTGCTCGCCTACTTTCATCGATTTGTACAAACCGCGTTCTTCGGGCAAATAGCCAATATCCTTAATATGTTGTTGGTTGAGCAGTGCGCCATCTAAATGTACCGTACCGGCATCGGGCATGGTTATTTGGTTTATAATTCTAATGAGAGTTGTTTTACCTGCACCATTAGGTCCCAACAAACCAAAAATACTGCCTTTGGGCACTTCGATGGACACGTTGTTTAAGGCTTTAAAATCGCCAAAATTTTTAGAGACTGCATGTGCCACTAACAGATTATTCATTTAAAAATTTTTAGTGTTTAAAATAAGTGTGGTAAATATATTAAATGTTACAACTAACACGTGGAAAAATTATTAAAACGTACAATATTTAGTAAAAAAACAACTAATGTGACTTTGTTCTCCACAGGGTTAATTCAGTTTACTATATTTTATACAGAGCTATGCGACCATAAAATAAGAAACCTCCATAAAAACAAAACCCACCCTTAAAAAAAATTAAGGATGGGAAAAAAATTGCTATGAAAAAGAAAAATTATCACTAAAGTTAATTAGTGATAGTTCAAATATAAGTTTTTTTTTGCAATTAAAGCTAAAACTTCATGAGAACTTTATATTTTCCAATAACTAGGAAAACATATCTTTTACCTTTTCAAAAAATGATTTATCCGAACTTTCTGGTTTTGGAGAAAAATGCTCATCATCTCTCATGCTTTCAAAAAACTCTTTTTGCTGTTTGTTTAATGTTTTAGGCGTCCAAACGTTTACATGTACCAATAAATCGCCTTTGCCATAACCGTTAATACTCGGAATACCTTTTCCGCGTAAGCGTAAAATTTTACCCGATTGCACACCGGCTTCAACCTTTATACGTACTTTCCCCGTAACGGTATCAATTTCTTTAGAGGTGCCCAAAACGGCATCAGGATAACTCACATACAAATCATAATGTAAATTATCGCCTTCGCGTTGTAATGTGGCGTGATTCTCCTCTTCTATAGCCACCAATAAGTCGCCAGAAATACCATTGCCTGGTGCGTCGTTTCCTTTTCCGGATACTTTAAGCTGCATGCCATCTACTACACCTGCCGGTATTTTTATGGATACGGTTTCTTCAGCTACTTTCAAGCCTTGTGCATCGGCATCTGCAGGCTTTTTATCTATAGTTTGTCCAGCGCCACCGCAAACATTACATGGCGACGAACTTTGCATACGTCCTAAAATAGTGTTTGTAATACGTGTAACTTGCCCACTACCGTTACAGGTAGGACAGGTTTTATAAGTAGTTCCCGGAGCTTGAACTTTACGTTTAACTTTAATTTTTTTCTCTACGCCATTGGCAATCTCCTCAAGTGTTAATTTAACACGAATACGAAGGTTGCTCCCTTTTACCCTACGCTGGCCACCGCCACCGCCGAAACCGGAAAATCCGCCACCAAAGCCACCGCCAAAAATGTCACCAAACTGACTGAATATATCTTCCATATTCATGCCGCCGCCGTTAAAGCCGCCACCGCCATTCTCGAAGGCCTGATGCCCAAATTGATCGTAACGTGCTTTTTTATCGGCGTCACTTAACACCTCGTAAGCTTCGGCAGCCTCTTTAAATTTTGCCTCTGCTTCTTTATTGTCTGGATTTTTATCAGGGTGAAATTCAATCGCTTTTTTACGGTATGCCTTTTTTATTTCGGCCGTACTGGCACTTTTGCTAACTCCTAATATTTCGTAATAATCTCTTTTAGCCATATTCTTTTTTAAATCTTTTCTTTAAGAAAAAACTCTATTTAATTTAAATTTTATTGTCCAATGACAACTTTAGGAAAACGAATTATTTTTTCTCCCAGTTTATAACCCTTTTCAACAACATCAATAATTTTTCCTTTTAAATCGTCGCATGGTGCTGCTATTTGTGTGATGGCTTCATGATTGTCGGCGTTAAAATCATCGCCTTTCTTGATTACCATAGCCTTTAAGCCTTTTTGCTCTAAAGTATTTACCAATTTTTGGTATATCAGCAATACACCCTTGCGCAAATCTTCGGCTTCTTTATCTTCTTCAATATGTGTTAAAGCACGCTCAAAATCATCAAGTAATGGCAATAAAGATAACATCACATCTTCGCTAGCCGTTGAAAACATTTCAATTCGCTCTTTGGCAGTTCTTCTTTTATAGTTTTCAAATTCTGCGAATAAACGCAAAAACTTATCTTTTTCTTGTTTTATTTCGTCTTGAAGCTTTTCCTCAATAGTTTGTTCTTCAATCGTTTCGTCTACATCAACAGTTTCTGTTTGTACGTTTTCTGTTGGCTCAGTTTCTATATTTTCGTTTTCTTTTTTCGACATCGTATTTATAATTTATACACTTACTCAATTGAGTTGGCAAAAGTACTGCCATTATTGTAAAAATGTCAAAATGTCATAAAAATATTTTAATATTTTTTTCACAAAAAAGCGCAATAATTTAGTTAATTTCGCAAATTAACACTAAAAACGAATACCATGAAAAAAAGTATTGTTACACTATTTACAATCACGACATTAGTTGTAAGTTTAACAAGTTGTAAAAACAAGGCCAAAGAAGCCGACACAAAAGAAGCTGAAGCGGTTGCACAAACTGAAGCTACAGCCGAAAAATACACAGCTAACGTATCTGAATCTACCATAGAGTGGAAAGGCTTTAAGCCAACAGGCACACACTTTGGGACGATAAGTTTAGAAAACGGTGTACTTAACCTTCAGGACGGAAAAATTAATAGCGGAACCTTTTTAATAGATATGAATTCTATTACCGTTTTAGACATGCCAGAAGATGATGAAAACCATGCAAAACTTACAGGGCACTTAAAAAGCGATGATTTTTTCCATGTTGAAAAACACCCGAGCGCCGCTTTTGAAATTACAGGTTTAAGTGAAGTTGAAGGAAAAACAATGTTATCTGGAAACTTAACTCTTAAAGAAACCAAAAACAATGTTACATTTCCTGTAACGGTTACAAATACTGATGGTGCGGTGACTTTAACAAGTGAAACCTTTACCATTGATCGTTCCAAATGGAATGTAAAATATGGCTCAAAATCGTTTTTTGACGATTTAGGCGATAAGTTTATTAATGATGATATTGAATTAAAAATTACGGTTAAGGCTACAAAGTCTTAAACTGAGTATTGTTTTTATTTTAAAGCCATTTTGCAATTGCAAAATGGCTTTTTTATTTGTTTATATTTTGAAAAGCCTAAAAATTTAAATTGAATAATGGTGCGATTTCACTACATTAATCGAATTGAATATTAATGGTTCGTTGTGAAGGTTTTTCCAATGGCGGAACAATAAACCACCCAGAATCTCCATTAGGAATTGTTTTAATATTCAAATTTGGAATTTGATCTTTTGATACTTGCGACACCTTTGAAAGCTGAGGCACAAAAATTACAGTGGAATTTTGATTGTTTCCATCTTCTTCCCAACGCATCTCAAAGGATTTTACATCAAAATTGTTTTTATAGTTAAGCAATGTACCATTAACCGCAACCGGATAAGAGCGCACCAAAACTACATTGAAATATCGCAAATTTTCTGTTCCAGGATCGTAGGACCAATAGGCCTGTCCAAAAAGGTGCTCTTCAATAAGCGAAATCGCATTTTTTGCAACAGGAATCACACTTTCCGAATTGCCATAAAAGGCACCCCATTCGCCAAGCCATACAGGCATTTGCAGTTGTTTGCCCTTATTTTTTATTTGGTCATAGATATATGCCACTCGCTCGTTTGAGGCGTTTGCCACGGCATCGGTATCGGTTACCAAATCATAACCATGTGGGGCATAGGCCACCAATGGATCGGGTGTGCCATCTGCTAAAGTTGTTCTTTCAATACTACTGGCCACTCCGGTATTGCTATAATAACTGTGCTCTAAAAACAGGATGTGTTTTGTATCGACTTCCCGTATGGCCTCACTAACCTTTTGATACATTTTCTGCAAATGGTTAACTTCAAATTGCCGGTTAAGTTCAAATAATTGACTAAATACAAAATCATAATTATCCCTATTTGATAGTATTTTTAAAGCCTCCATTCTACCTTTTTCATCACTCCACATGTCTCCCAATTGCTTTTCGGTAAGCACTTCGCCCGTTAATTTGTAGTGCAGCTGCCCATAAGCCGATAGCAATACCATAGTAGATTGCATGCCAGAAGAACCCGGAAAAGGTTCATTCATAATATCGTAACCAATTACCGTGGTGTTATCGGCATACCGTTTGGCAACGTGTTGCCAAAGGGCAGCATAATGATCTTGAATGCCTACACCATCTGATGCGGGTTTATTTAGCCAAAAATTATCAAATGCGGTTTGAACGGCTTCACTTAACATATAGGCATCGCTCCAAATAGCACCTTCAGTATGTGGTTTGCCCTCATCTAAAGTGGCCCATTCCGGGGCGCCATCGCTATATTTTACGCTAAAAAGATCTTGATGCATATCCAAAACGACAAAAATATCGTTCTGTTCTGCCCATTGTATCCGTTTATCAATTTCTTGTAAATAGGCTTCATTGTAAACCCCTGGTTCGGGCTCCAACCCATCCCAAATTAAAATAAACCGAATGCAATTAACACCCCATTTCTTTAAATTTTCATACAACTCCGGCCCGCTCTGAAAAATATAACCTTCCTCTTTATTCTTACTGACAATGTTTATTCCATTAAGGATAATTTCTCTTCCTTGTTCATCTATAAACTTATCGCCTTTAATGGTTATGGTGCTTGGTAATATGTTTTCATTTACTGATACTTGGCTATTGTTTTTACAACTTATAACCACAAAAACCAACAGCAAAAACATTATTAATTTTTGAAATTTGTTCATTTTTTACTTATTAAATTATTGATAATCAATCCTATTTTTTGATGCACTCATCTTTTAACATCATCTTAAAAAAGATGCTTAATTTTCTTTACCATATTCATAGGTAGATTGTAAGGTGGATACCTAAGTGGAGCATCAAACCAATTGGCTTTTTTTATAATGGCTTTATGATGTGAAAAAATGTCAAAAGATTTTTTACCGTGATACGCTCCAA
Protein-coding regions in this window:
- a CDS encoding ABC transporter ATP-binding protein, which translates into the protein MNNLLVAHAVSKNFGDFKALNNVSIEVPKGSIFGLLGPNGAGKTTLIRIINQITMPDAGTVHLDGALLNQQHIKDIGYLPEERGLYKSMKVGEQALYLAQLKGLSKTEAKTRLKYWFERLEIGDWWNKKIQELSKGMAQKIQFVVTVLHEPKLLIFDEPFSGFDPINANLIKDEILRLRDNGATIIFSTHRMESVEELCDDIALLHQSNKILDGKLIDVKRQYKTNTYEVGIKTADNGRLQQELSEKFRVSKANFKTLDDELKLNIKLNNGEKPNDFLSYLTTKGEVSHFVELIPSVNDIFIQTVQNN
- the dnaJ gene encoding molecular chaperone DnaJ; translated protein: MAKRDYYEILGVSKSASTAEIKKAYRKKAIEFHPDKNPDNKEAEAKFKEAAEAYEVLSDADKKARYDQFGHQAFENGGGGFNGGGMNMEDIFSQFGDIFGGGFGGGFSGFGGGGGQRRVKGSNLRIRVKLTLEEIANGVEKKIKVKRKVQAPGTTYKTCPTCNGSGQVTRITNTILGRMQSSSPCNVCGGAGQTIDKKPADADAQGLKVAEETVSIKIPAGVVDGMQLKVSGKGNDAPGNGISGDLLVAIEEENHATLQREGDNLHYDLYVSYPDAVLGTSKEIDTVTGKVRIKVEAGVQSGKILRLRGKGIPSINGYGKGDLLVHVNVWTPKTLNKQQKEFFESMRDDEHFSPKPESSDKSFFEKVKDMFS
- a CDS encoding nucleotide exchange factor GrpE, coding for MSKKENENIETEPTENVQTETVDVDETIEEQTIEEKLQDEIKQEKDKFLRLFAEFENYKRRTAKERIEMFSTASEDVMLSLLPLLDDFERALTHIEEDKEAEDLRKGVLLIYQKLVNTLEQKGLKAMVIKKGDDFNADNHEAITQIAAPCDDLKGKIIDVVEKGYKLGEKIIRFPKVVIGQ
- a CDS encoding YceI family protein encodes the protein MKKSIVTLFTITTLVVSLTSCKNKAKEADTKEAEAVAQTEATAEKYTANVSESTIEWKGFKPTGTHFGTISLENGVLNLQDGKINSGTFLIDMNSITVLDMPEDDENHAKLTGHLKSDDFFHVEKHPSAAFEITGLSEVEGKTMLSGNLTLKETKNNVTFPVTVTNTDGAVTLTSETFTIDRSKWNVKYGSKSFFDDLGDKFINDDIELKITVKATKS
- a CDS encoding cellulase family glycosylhydrolase; its protein translation is MNKFQKLIMFLLLVFVVISCKNNSQVSVNENILPSTITIKGDKFIDEQGREIILNGINIVSKNKEEGYIFQSGPELYENLKKWGVNCIRFILIWDGLEPEPGVYNEAYLQEIDKRIQWAEQNDIFVVLDMHQDLFSVKYSDGAPEWATLDEGKPHTEGAIWSDAYMLSEAVQTAFDNFWLNKPASDGVGIQDHYAALWQHVAKRYADNTTVIGYDIMNEPFPGSSGMQSTMVLLSAYGQLHYKLTGEVLTEKQLGDMWSDEKGRMEALKILSNRDNYDFVFSQLFELNRQFEVNHLQKMYQKVSEAIREVDTKHILFLEHSYYSNTGVASSIERTTLADGTPDPLVAYAPHGYDLVTDTDAVANASNERVAYIYDQIKNKGKQLQMPVWLGEWGAFYGNSESVIPVAKNAISLIEEHLFGQAYWSYDPGTENLRYFNVVLVRSYPVAVNGTLLNYKNNFDVKSFEMRWEEDGNNQNSTVIFVPQLSKVSQVSKDQIPNLNIKTIPNGDSGWFIVPPLEKPSQRTINIQFD